The following coding sequences are from one Streptomyces sp. NBC_01232 window:
- the hpt gene encoding hypoxanthine phosphoribosyltransferase, translating into MRVDEKDMGSDLQSVLITKEEIDAKLAELAAKIDAEYAGKDLLIVGVLKGAVMVMADLARALSTPLTMDWMAVSSYGAGTQSSGVVRILKDLDTDIKDKHVLIVEDIIDSGLTLSWLLSNLGSRQPASLEVVTLLRKPEAAKVAIDVKWVGFDIPNEFVVGYGLDYAEKYRNLPFVGTLAPHVYGG; encoded by the coding sequence ATGCGGGTGGACGAGAAGGACATGGGCAGCGACCTCCAGTCGGTGCTCATCACCAAGGAAGAGATCGACGCGAAGCTGGCCGAGCTGGCCGCGAAGATCGACGCGGAGTACGCGGGCAAGGACCTGCTCATCGTCGGTGTGCTCAAGGGCGCCGTGATGGTGATGGCGGACCTGGCGCGTGCCTTGTCCACCCCGCTCACCATGGACTGGATGGCGGTGTCCTCGTACGGCGCCGGGACCCAGTCCTCCGGCGTGGTGCGGATCCTCAAGGACCTGGACACCGACATCAAGGACAAGCACGTCCTGATCGTCGAGGACATCATCGACTCGGGCCTGACGCTGTCCTGGCTGCTGTCGAACCTGGGCTCCCGCCAGCCGGCCTCCCTGGAGGTCGTCACGCTGCTGCGCAAGCCCGAGGCGGCGAAGGTCGCGATCGACGTGAAGTGGGTCGGCTTCGACATCCCCAACGAGTTCGTCGTGGGCTACGGCCTCGACTACGCGGAGAAGTACCGCAACCTGCCGTTCGTCGGCACGCTCGCCCCGCACGTCTACGGCGGCTGA
- the ftsH gene encoding ATP-dependent zinc metalloprotease FtsH, which produces MDVKRYFRGPVMWIVLAVLAVVVLMNVVGSGGGYKSVDTSEVIKAINTGQVETAKLTTGDSQMIKIELSEGQKLGKHDGTKFQANYIGDQGVQLAQSLQTKYDAGQIPDGYSVTPDKTSPFLSVLLSLLPFVLIVLVFLFLMNQMQGGGSRVMNFGKSKAKLITKDTPKTTFADVAGSDEAVEELHEIKEFLQEPAKFQAVGAKIPKGVLLYGPPGTGKTLLARAVAGEAGVPFYSISGSDFVEMFVGVGASRVRDLFEQAKANAPAIVFVDEIDAVGRHRGAGLGGGHDEREQTLNQLLVEMDGFDVKGGVILIAATNRPDILDPALLRPGRFDRQIAVDRPDMQGRLEILKVHQKGKPVAPDVDLGAVARRTPGFTGADLSNVLNEAALLTARSDKKLIDNHSLDEAIDRVVAGPQKRTRIMSDREKKITAYHEGGHALVAAASPNSDPVHKITILSRGRALGYTMVLPDEDKYSTTRNEMLDQLAYMLGGRAAEELVFHDPTTGAANDIEKATATARAMVTQYGMTERLGAIKFGGDNTEPFLGREMSHPRDYSEEVAALVDEEVKKLIETAHNEAWEILVENRDVLDNLVLALLEKETLNKEQIAEIFSTIVKRPARPAWTGSSRRTPSTRPPVLSPKELQLTNSANGTSAASAVSVEKAPEASPEELTD; this is translated from the coding sequence ATGGACGTGAAGCGATACTTCCGTGGGCCGGTCATGTGGATCGTGCTGGCCGTCCTCGCCGTGGTCGTGTTGATGAATGTCGTCGGCTCCGGCGGCGGCTACAAGTCGGTGGACACCAGCGAGGTCATCAAGGCGATCAACACTGGCCAGGTGGAGACAGCCAAGCTGACCACCGGCGACAGCCAGATGATCAAGATTGAGCTGAGCGAAGGCCAGAAGCTCGGCAAGCACGACGGCACCAAGTTCCAGGCCAACTACATCGGGGATCAGGGCGTCCAGCTCGCCCAGAGCCTCCAGACCAAGTACGACGCCGGTCAGATCCCGGACGGGTACTCCGTCACGCCGGACAAGACCAGCCCGTTCCTGAGCGTGCTGCTCTCGCTCCTGCCCTTCGTCCTCATCGTCCTGGTCTTCCTGTTCCTGATGAACCAGATGCAGGGCGGCGGCTCCCGGGTCATGAACTTCGGGAAGTCCAAGGCCAAGCTCATCACCAAGGACACCCCGAAGACGACGTTCGCCGATGTCGCGGGTTCGGACGAGGCCGTCGAGGAACTCCACGAGATCAAGGAGTTCCTCCAGGAGCCGGCGAAGTTCCAGGCCGTCGGCGCCAAGATCCCCAAGGGTGTGCTGCTGTACGGCCCGCCCGGCACCGGCAAGACCCTGCTCGCGCGCGCCGTCGCGGGCGAGGCCGGTGTTCCCTTCTACTCGATCTCCGGATCCGACTTCGTCGAGATGTTCGTCGGTGTCGGTGCCTCGCGTGTCCGCGACCTGTTCGAGCAGGCCAAGGCCAACGCCCCGGCGATCGTCTTCGTCGACGAGATCGACGCCGTCGGCCGGCACCGCGGTGCGGGTCTCGGCGGCGGTCACGACGAGCGCGAGCAGACCCTCAACCAGCTGCTGGTCGAGATGGACGGCTTCGACGTGAAGGGCGGCGTCATCCTGATCGCCGCCACGAACCGCCCGGACATCCTCGACCCGGCGCTGCTGCGCCCGGGCCGCTTCGACCGGCAGATCGCGGTCGACCGGCCGGACATGCAGGGCCGTCTGGAGATCCTCAAGGTCCACCAGAAGGGCAAGCCGGTCGCCCCGGACGTCGACCTGGGCGCCGTCGCCCGTCGCACGCCCGGCTTCACCGGTGCCGATCTCTCCAACGTCCTGAACGAGGCCGCGCTGCTCACGGCCCGCTCGGACAAGAAGCTGATCGACAACCACTCGCTGGACGAGGCGATCGACCGCGTCGTGGCGGGCCCGCAGAAGCGGACCCGGATCATGTCGGACCGGGAAAAGAAGATCACCGCGTACCACGAGGGCGGACACGCCCTGGTCGCGGCGGCCTCCCCGAACTCCGACCCGGTCCACAAGATCACGATCCTGTCCCGCGGCCGGGCCTTGGGTTACACCATGGTCCTGCCCGACGAGGACAAGTACTCGACCACGCGCAACGAGATGCTCGACCAGCTGGCGTACATGCTGGGCGGGCGCGCGGCCGAGGAGCTGGTCTTCCACGACCCGACCACCGGCGCGGCGAACGACATCGAGAAGGCCACCGCCACGGCGCGGGCCATGGTCACGCAGTACGGCATGACCGAGCGTCTCGGTGCGATCAAGTTCGGCGGCGACAACACCGAGCCGTTCCTGGGCCGCGAGATGTCGCACCCGCGGGACTACTCGGAAGAGGTCGCGGCGCTGGTCGACGAAGAGGTCAAGAAGCTCATCGAGACCGCGCACAACGAGGCCTGGGAGATCCTGGTCGAGAACCGTGACGTCCTCGACAACCTGGTTCTCGCGCTGCTGGAGAAGGAAACGCTGAACAAGGAGCAGATCGCCGAGATCTTCTCCACGATCGTGAAGCGTCCCGCCCGTCCCGCGTGGACCGGCTCCTCCCGCCGCACCCCCTCCACCCGTCCGCCGGTGCTCTCTCCCAAGGAGCTCCAGCTGACGAACTCGGCGAACGGCACGTCGGCCGCGTCGGCCGTGTCGGTGGAGAAGGCCCCCGAGGCCTCGCCGGAGGAGCTCACGGACTAG
- a CDS encoding nuclear transport factor 2 family protein, translating into MSRTDIEAVEEVNTAFYEAMERGDFDSLSALWLEDEISCVHPGWPVLSGRGEVLRSYALIMSHTDYIQFFLTDTKVAVIGDTALVTCTENILSGGPAEDGGELGPLVGQLVVATNVFRRTSEGWRLWSHHGSPVLTESDDDEDEDPS; encoded by the coding sequence GTGAGCAGAACCGACATCGAGGCGGTCGAAGAGGTCAACACGGCCTTCTACGAGGCTATGGAGCGGGGGGACTTCGACTCACTGTCGGCGCTCTGGCTGGAGGACGAGATCTCCTGCGTCCACCCCGGCTGGCCGGTGCTCTCGGGCCGCGGCGAGGTCCTGCGCTCGTACGCGCTCATCATGTCGCACACCGACTACATCCAGTTCTTCCTCACCGACACCAAGGTGGCCGTCATAGGCGACACCGCACTGGTCACGTGCACGGAGAACATCCTCAGCGGCGGGCCCGCCGAGGACGGCGGAGAACTCGGCCCGCTGGTCGGTCAGCTGGTCGTCGCCACGAATGTGTTCCGACGCACATCCGAGGGCTGGCGACTGTGGTCCCACCACGGTTCTCCCGTCCTCACGGAGTCCGACGACGACGAGGACGAGGACCCCTCCTGA
- the folE gene encoding GTP cyclohydrolase I FolE, whose product MTDPVTLTGDEGTIGEFDEKRAEAAIRELLIAVGEDPDREGLLETPARVARAYREIFAGLYQTPEEVLTTTFDLGHDEMVLVKDIEVMSSCEHHLVPFHGVAHVGYIPSTDGKITGLSKLARLVDVFARRPQVQERLTTQIADSLMEILDPRGVIVVIECEHMCMTMRGVRKPGAKTITSAVRGQLRATATRAEAMSLIMAR is encoded by the coding sequence ATGACCGACCCAGTGACCCTGACCGGCGATGAGGGCACGATCGGCGAGTTCGACGAGAAGCGTGCCGAGGCGGCGATTCGTGAGCTCCTGATCGCGGTCGGCGAGGACCCGGACCGCGAGGGCCTTCTGGAGACCCCGGCGCGTGTGGCGCGGGCGTACAGGGAGATATTCGCCGGCCTGTACCAGACGCCCGAAGAGGTCCTGACGACCACGTTCGACCTCGGTCACGACGAGATGGTCCTGGTGAAGGACATCGAAGTCATGAGTTCCTGTGAGCACCATCTGGTGCCCTTCCACGGTGTCGCGCACGTCGGCTACATCCCGTCCACGGACGGCAAGATTACCGGCCTGTCGAAGCTGGCCCGCCTCGTGGACGTGTTCGCCCGCCGCCCCCAGGTGCAGGAGCGGCTGACCACGCAGATAGCCGACTCCCTGATGGAGATCCTGGACCCGCGAGGGGTCATCGTGGTCATCGAGTGCGAGCACATGTGCATGACCATGCGCGGGGTCCGCAAGCCGGGCGCGAAGACCATCACCTCGGCGGTCCGCGGCCAGCTCCGTGCCACGGCCACTCGGGCCGAGGCGATGAGTCTGATCATGGCGCGCTAG
- a CDS encoding phosphatidylglycerol lysyltransferase domain-containing protein — protein MSSRIDGDKSGQVPSRARRILRGPQPEAVPGLVGTAVMIVGLLDIAAGVFPRFRHSRIHAVAEVLPVFGPFAAALAISAGVLLLLLAHGLKRRKRRAWRAAVVLLPAGAAAQFLYRHSIPGVIIAAVLFALLLRHQGEFKALPDPRSRWKALANFVLMSAGSIGLGLLIVNVHPNRVIGNPGLYEQLQHVVVGLFGFEGPVNYAGQVSWTVGYSLGALGMLTALTTMYLAFRPEHPAARLTADDEDKLRELLAKHGGRDSLGHFALRRDKAVVFSPSGKAAVTYRVVSGVMLASGDPIGDVEAWPGAIERFMEEAKAHSWTPAVVGCSETGGEVWTRETGLDALELGDEAIVDVKDFSLAGRPMRNVRQMVKRIERNGYTTQVRRVSELTEEELERVRGAAEAWRGTDTERGFSMALGRVGEEGDGDCFIATAHRVEEGDTSPYGDLKAVLHFVPWGTDGMSLELMRRDRAADPGMNELLIVASLQAAPDLKIEKVSLNFAMFRAALARGEKIGAGPVLRMWRNLLVFLSRWFQIESLYKFNEKFRPRWEPRFMVYRNSRDLPRIGFAVMQAEGFVTVALPRLFASRRRPKPVRTCTHTHMTSVPKQQEREVQAA, from the coding sequence ATGTCTAGCAGGATAGATGGCGATAAGTCGGGACAGGTTCCGAGCAGGGCCCGCCGAATCCTCCGAGGTCCACAGCCGGAGGCGGTGCCCGGCCTGGTAGGTACGGCCGTCATGATCGTCGGCCTTCTGGACATCGCGGCAGGGGTGTTCCCGCGTTTCCGGCACAGCCGGATCCACGCGGTCGCCGAAGTGCTGCCGGTGTTCGGCCCCTTCGCAGCCGCCCTCGCCATCAGCGCGGGCGTACTGCTCCTGCTGCTCGCGCACGGCCTCAAGCGCCGCAAGCGCCGGGCCTGGCGGGCTGCGGTGGTGCTGCTGCCGGCCGGTGCCGCGGCGCAGTTCCTCTACCGGCACTCGATCCCCGGCGTGATCATCGCTGCGGTGCTCTTCGCGCTGCTGCTGCGCCACCAGGGTGAATTCAAGGCGCTGCCCGACCCGCGCAGCCGCTGGAAGGCGCTCGCCAACTTCGTACTGATGAGCGCCGGCTCCATCGGGCTCGGCCTGCTCATCGTCAACGTGCACCCGAACCGGGTCATCGGCAACCCGGGCCTGTACGAGCAGCTCCAGCACGTTGTCGTCGGCCTCTTCGGCTTCGAGGGCCCCGTCAACTACGCGGGCCAGGTGTCCTGGACCGTCGGCTACTCGCTCGGCGCGCTCGGCATGCTGACCGCCCTCACCACCATGTACCTGGCCTTCCGCCCCGAGCACCCCGCCGCCCGGCTCACCGCCGACGACGAGGACAAGCTGCGCGAGCTGCTCGCCAAGCACGGCGGCCGCGACTCGCTGGGCCACTTCGCGCTCCGCCGCGACAAGGCCGTCGTCTTCTCCCCCAGCGGCAAGGCCGCCGTCACCTACCGCGTCGTGTCCGGCGTGATGCTCGCCTCCGGCGACCCCATCGGCGACGTCGAGGCCTGGCCCGGCGCCATCGAGCGGTTCATGGAGGAGGCCAAGGCCCACTCCTGGACCCCGGCCGTCGTGGGCTGCAGCGAGACGGGCGGCGAGGTCTGGACCCGCGAGACCGGTCTCGACGCGCTGGAGCTGGGTGACGAGGCGATTGTCGATGTCAAAGACTTCTCCCTCGCGGGCCGTCCCATGCGGAATGTCCGCCAGATGGTGAAGCGCATCGAGCGCAACGGCTACACCACCCAGGTCCGCCGGGTCAGCGAGCTGACCGAGGAGGAACTGGAGCGGGTCCGCGGCGCGGCCGAGGCCTGGCGCGGCACCGACACCGAGCGCGGCTTCTCGATGGCCCTGGGCCGGGTCGGCGAAGAGGGCGACGGCGACTGCTTCATCGCCACCGCCCACCGCGTGGAGGAGGGCGACACCAGCCCGTACGGCGACCTGAAGGCCGTCCTGCACTTCGTCCCGTGGGGCACCGACGGCATGTCGCTGGAGCTGATGCGCCGCGACCGCGCCGCCGACCCCGGCATGAACGAGCTGCTGATCGTCGCCTCCCTGCAGGCCGCCCCCGACCTGAAGATCGAGAAGGTCTCGCTGAACTTCGCGATGTTCCGCGCAGCCCTCGCCCGCGGCGAGAAGATCGGCGCCGGCCCGGTCCTGCGGATGTGGCGCAACTTGCTGGTCTTCCTCTCTCGCTGGTTCCAGATCGAATCGCTCTACAAGTTCAACGAGAAGTTCCGCCCCCGCTGGGAGCCGCGCTTCATGGTCTACCGCAACAGCCGCGACCTGCCCCGCATCGGCTTCGCCGTGATGCAGGCGGAGGGCTTCGTCACCGTGGCCCTGCCCCGACTCTTCGCCAGCCGCCGCCGGCCCAAGCCGGTCCGCACCTGCACGCACACCCACATGACGTCCGTGCCCAAGCAGCAGGAGCGCGAGGTCCAGGCCGCGTAA
- a CDS encoding DUF3180 domain-containing protein, protein MKQLRPAVLAGIFVVAGVLSWAGARLWNAYGTLPGVPLAAPIVLGIIAAILLATALSMRSRLKAQRERRPGAKGVEPLMAARAVVFGQASALVAALVAGMYGGVGVFLLTDALDVPARRDQAWYAGFSVLAGVAVIAAALFLEHVLKLPEDDETPEAPARA, encoded by the coding sequence GTGAAGCAACTGAGGCCGGCGGTCCTGGCAGGCATCTTCGTGGTCGCCGGGGTCCTGTCCTGGGCGGGCGCGCGCCTGTGGAACGCCTACGGCACCCTGCCGGGCGTTCCACTGGCCGCACCGATCGTCCTGGGCATCATCGCTGCGATTCTGCTGGCCACTGCCCTGTCCATGCGCTCCCGCCTCAAGGCCCAGCGCGAGCGCCGGCCCGGCGCCAAGGGCGTGGAGCCGCTGATGGCGGCCCGCGCGGTGGTCTTCGGCCAGGCCAGTGCCCTGGTGGCGGCGCTGGTGGCGGGCATGTACGGCGGTGTGGGCGTCTTCCTGCTGACCGACGCCCTGGACGTCCCCGCCCGCCGCGACCAGGCCTGGTACGCCGGCTTCTCGGTCCTGGCGGGCGTGGCGGTCATCGCCGCGGCCCTCTTCCTGGAGCACGTCCTCAAGCTCCCGGAGGACGACGAAACCCCGGAGGCCCCGGCCCGCGCCTAG
- a CDS encoding zinc-dependent metalloprotease: MTSISGAEMVDWNLAVATATRLVRPGPEVTRDEARAVVAELRRHARTSERHVREFTRMIPEGASVPDTPVLVVDRAGWVKANVAGFRELLQPLLGKMQERRAGAPGGAVLGSVGGKVTGVELGMLLSFLASRVLGQYETFAPVSRDLPASAAGGRLLLVAPNIVHVERELEVHPHDFRLWVCLHEETHRTQFTAVPWLRAHLEGEIQTFLGATEVDPTTVLERLREAAQSFAGARPDAERGDEGRSLVELVQTPEQREILARLTAVMSLLEGHADFVMDGVGPQVVPSVAEIREKFQQRRASGAGRLDAVLRKLLGLDAKLRQYRDGERFVRAVVGQVGMDGFNRVWTSPNTLPTKAEIDRPADWVARVHSKGSEQSEAE; encoded by the coding sequence ATGACGAGCATCAGTGGTGCGGAGATGGTCGACTGGAACCTCGCGGTGGCGACCGCGACCCGACTGGTACGACCCGGCCCGGAGGTCACCCGGGACGAGGCGCGAGCCGTCGTGGCGGAGCTGCGCAGGCACGCCAGGACCTCGGAACGGCACGTGCGCGAGTTCACCCGGATGATCCCGGAGGGGGCCTCGGTCCCCGACACGCCCGTCCTGGTCGTCGACAGGGCCGGCTGGGTCAAGGCCAACGTCGCCGGATTCCGCGAGCTGCTCCAGCCGCTCCTGGGCAAGATGCAGGAGCGCCGCGCGGGTGCCCCCGGCGGAGCCGTCCTCGGGTCCGTGGGCGGCAAGGTCACCGGCGTCGAGCTGGGCATGCTGCTGAGCTTCCTGGCCTCCCGCGTCCTCGGCCAGTACGAGACCTTCGCGCCCGTCTCCCGGGACCTGCCGGCCTCCGCCGCCGGCGGCCGGCTGCTGCTCGTCGCGCCCAACATCGTGCACGTCGAGCGCGAGCTGGAGGTGCACCCGCACGACTTCCGGCTGTGGGTCTGCCTGCACGAGGAGACGCACCGTACACAGTTCACGGCCGTCCCGTGGCTGCGCGCCCACCTCGAAGGCGAAATCCAGACGTTCCTCGGCGCCACCGAAGTGGACCCCACGACCGTCCTGGAACGCCTCCGCGAGGCCGCCCAGTCCTTCGCCGGCGCCCGCCCGGACGCCGAGCGCGGAGACGAGGGGCGCTCCCTCGTGGAGCTCGTGCAGACCCCCGAGCAGCGCGAGATCCTGGCCCGGCTCACCGCCGTCATGTCCCTGCTGGAGGGCCACGCCGACTTCGTCATGGACGGCGTGGGCCCCCAGGTGGTGCCCTCGGTCGCCGAGATCCGCGAGAAGTTCCAGCAGCGCAGGGCCAGCGGAGCCGGCCGGCTCGACGCCGTCCTGCGCAAGCTGCTGGGCCTCGACGCCAAGCTGCGCCAGTACCGCGACGGCGAGCGCTTCGTGCGCGCCGTCGTCGGCCAGGTCGGCATGGACGGCTTCAACCGCGTGTGGACCTCACCGAACACGCTGCCGACCAAGGCCGAGATCGACAGGCCCGCCGACTGGGTGGCCCGCGTGCACAGCAAGGGGAGCGAACAGAGCGAAGCGGAGTGA
- the folK gene encoding 2-amino-4-hydroxy-6-hydroxymethyldihydropteridine diphosphokinase, with translation MNNGLNAPSDPTVQPVPASVVEAVDAADVTLSNPKWAVIALGANLGNRLETLQGAIDALGDTPGMRVKAVSPVYETEPWGVEPGSQPSYLNAVLAVKTTLPPSSLLERAHAVEEAFDRVREERWGPRTIDVDIVAYADRVSDDPVLTLPHPRAHQRAFVLAPWHDIDPEARIPGRGAVAELLAEIGLVGVASRPDLELHLPE, from the coding sequence ATGAACAACGGACTGAACGCACCGAGCGACCCCACCGTCCAGCCGGTACCCGCCTCCGTCGTCGAGGCGGTCGACGCGGCGGACGTCACCCTGTCCAACCCCAAATGGGCCGTGATCGCGCTCGGAGCGAACCTCGGCAACCGGCTGGAGACCCTGCAGGGCGCCATCGACGCCCTCGGCGACACCCCCGGCATGCGGGTCAAGGCCGTCTCCCCCGTCTACGAGACCGAGCCGTGGGGCGTCGAGCCCGGCTCGCAGCCCTCGTACCTCAACGCGGTCCTCGCCGTGAAGACCACCCTGCCGCCGTCCTCGCTCCTGGAGCGCGCGCACGCCGTCGAGGAGGCGTTCGACCGCGTCCGCGAGGAGCGCTGGGGTCCGCGCACCATCGACGTGGACATCGTCGCGTACGCCGACCGGGTCTCCGACGACCCGGTCCTCACCCTGCCGCACCCGCGAGCCCACCAGCGCGCCTTCGTGCTGGCCCCGTGGCACGACATCGACCCGGAGGCCCGGATCCCCGGCCGCGGGGCGGTCGCCGAGCTGCTGGCCGAAATCGGTCTGGTCGGTGTCGCCTCGCGTCCCGACCTGGAACTCCACCTCCCCGAGTAG
- the tilS gene encoding tRNA lysidine(34) synthetase TilS has translation MGPHPAVAAIRLAVRRVLHDVLTDLTDSPAHRRAVGGPLPLVLVACSGGADSMALASALAFEAPKLGLRAGGITVDHGLQPGSDLRAAEVVTRMTALRLDPVESVAVRVGRDGGPEAAARDARYGALDEAADRLGAVAVLLGHTRDDQAETVLLGLARGSGIRSLSGMPEVSGGTAGRTNRYRRPFLQVDRQTARKACMVQSLPVWDDPHNIDPAYTRSRLRHEGLPALEKALGKGVVEALARTAQLSRDDADALDAWAAEAEGGVRDADGRLECAKLYALPPAVRRRVLRRAVVAAGSPAGSLFARHIEEVDRLITGWRGQGAINLPGRVEAQRQGGRLVIRQG, from the coding sequence ATGGGTCCCCATCCTGCGGTCGCGGCGATACGCCTGGCGGTCCGCCGCGTACTCCACGACGTCCTCACCGACCTCACCGACAGTCCCGCCCACCGCCGCGCCGTCGGGGGGCCCCTCCCGCTCGTCCTCGTCGCCTGCTCCGGCGGCGCCGACTCCATGGCGCTCGCCTCCGCGCTGGCCTTCGAGGCCCCCAAACTCGGACTGAGGGCCGGCGGCATCACCGTCGACCACGGCCTCCAGCCCGGCTCCGACCTGCGCGCCGCCGAGGTCGTCACCCGCATGACCGCACTCCGCCTCGACCCGGTGGAGTCCGTCGCCGTGCGCGTCGGCCGCGACGGCGGACCCGAGGCCGCCGCCCGCGACGCCCGCTACGGGGCCCTGGACGAGGCCGCGGACCGGCTCGGCGCGGTCGCGGTGCTGCTCGGCCACACCCGCGACGATCAAGCCGAAACCGTCCTGCTGGGCCTGGCCCGCGGCTCCGGCATCCGCTCGCTCTCCGGCATGCCCGAGGTCTCCGGCGGCACCGCGGGGCGCACCAACCGCTACCGCCGCCCCTTCCTCCAGGTCGACCGGCAGACCGCCCGCAAGGCCTGCATGGTCCAGTCCCTCCCCGTCTGGGACGACCCGCACAACATCGACCCCGCCTACACCCGCTCCCGGCTGCGCCACGAGGGACTGCCCGCCCTCGAGAAGGCGCTCGGCAAGGGTGTCGTCGAGGCACTCGCCCGCACTGCGCAGCTCTCCCGGGACGACGCCGACGCCCTGGACGCCTGGGCCGCCGAGGCGGAGGGCGGCGTACGCGACGCGGACGGGCGCCTGGAGTGCGCCAAGCTCTACGCCCTGCCCCCGGCCGTCCGCCGCCGCGTGCTGCGCAGGGCCGTGGTCGCGGCCGGGTCCCCCGCGGGCTCCCTCTTCGCCCGCCACATCGAAGAAGTCGACCGCCTCATCACCGGATGGCGGGGTCAGGGCGCCATCAACCTGCCCGGCCGGGTCGAGGCCCAGCGGCAGGGTGGCAGACTTGTCATCCGGCAGGGCTGA
- the folP gene encoding dihydropteroate synthase translates to MNTKRGATGRGRVAGLPDWDRCGVMGVVNVTPDSFSDGGRWFDTTAAVKRGLDLVEHGADLVDVGGESTRPGASRVDEEEELRRVVPVVRGLASEGVTVSVDTMRAAVAARAVEAGAMLVNDVSGGLADPGMIPAVAAAEVPFVVMHWRGFSAGMNSLAVYEDVVAEVTAELRARIDAVVAGGIAPERLLVDPGLGFAKNAEHDLALVAHLPELRALGFPLLVAASRKRFLGRVLAGASDAAPPPARERDAATAAVSAIAAHQGAWAVRVHEVRATADAVRVARAVEGAL, encoded by the coding sequence ATGAACACGAAGCGCGGAGCCACCGGCAGGGGCCGGGTCGCAGGTCTGCCGGACTGGGACCGCTGCGGCGTCATGGGCGTGGTCAACGTCACCCCCGACTCCTTCTCCGACGGCGGCCGCTGGTTCGACACCACCGCCGCGGTCAAGCGCGGCCTCGACCTCGTCGAGCACGGCGCCGACCTCGTCGACGTCGGCGGCGAGTCCACCCGCCCCGGAGCCTCCCGCGTCGACGAGGAGGAGGAGCTGCGCCGGGTCGTCCCCGTGGTCCGGGGCCTCGCCTCCGAGGGCGTCACCGTCTCCGTGGACACCATGCGCGCGGCCGTCGCCGCCCGGGCCGTCGAGGCCGGCGCGATGCTGGTCAACGACGTCAGCGGCGGCCTGGCCGACCCCGGGATGATCCCGGCCGTCGCCGCCGCCGAGGTGCCCTTCGTCGTGATGCACTGGCGCGGCTTCAGCGCCGGCATGAACAGCCTCGCCGTCTACGAGGACGTGGTCGCCGAGGTCACCGCCGAGCTGCGGGCCCGGATCGACGCGGTCGTGGCCGGCGGGATCGCCCCCGAGCGGCTCCTCGTCGACCCCGGTCTCGGCTTCGCCAAGAACGCCGAGCACGACCTGGCCCTGGTCGCGCACCTGCCCGAGCTGCGCGCGCTGGGCTTCCCGCTGCTGGTCGCCGCGTCGCGGAAGCGTTTCCTCGGCCGGGTCCTGGCCGGCGCGTCCGACGCCGCCCCGCCACCCGCCCGCGAGCGGGACGCCGCCACGGCCGCCGTCTCCGCGATCGCCGCCCACCAGGGCGCCTGGGCCGTACGCGTCCACGAGGTACGGGCGACCGCGGACGCCGTACGGGTTGCCCGGGCCGTCGAAGGGGCACTCTGA
- the folB gene encoding dihydroneopterin aldolase codes for MDRVALRGLKARGHHGVFPREREEGQTFIVDLVLHLDTRPAAAGDDLAKTVHYGVVAEEVVDVVQGEPVDLIETLAERIAQQCLKHEAVAQVEVVVHKPDAPITVPFDDVTITITRSRA; via the coding sequence GTGGATCGTGTCGCGCTGCGCGGCCTCAAGGCTCGCGGGCACCACGGCGTCTTCCCCCGGGAGCGCGAGGAAGGCCAGACCTTCATCGTCGACCTCGTGCTGCACCTCGACACCCGCCCCGCTGCGGCCGGAGACGACCTGGCGAAGACCGTGCACTACGGGGTCGTCGCCGAGGAGGTCGTCGACGTGGTCCAGGGTGAGCCGGTCGACCTGATCGAGACCCTGGCCGAGCGGATCGCCCAGCAGTGCCTCAAGCACGAAGCGGTGGCGCAGGTGGAGGTCGTCGTCCACAAGCCGGACGCGCCCATCACCGTCCCCTTCGACGACGTGACCATCACGATCACCCGGAGCCGCGCATGA